Proteins co-encoded in one Cytobacillus sp. NJ13 genomic window:
- a CDS encoding glycogen/starch/alpha-glucan phosphorylase: protein MFSDRDEFKEEFLKKLEMTCGKSFGESTERDQYFTLGNMIREHVSTEWINTNERYRIDREKQVYYLSIEFLLGRLLHHNLINLGIEEVVKEGLADLGIDLNRLEEIEADAGLGNGGLGRLAACFMDSLASLNLPGHGCGIRYKHGLFEQKIVDGYQVELPEQWLRNGHVWEVRKADLAIEVPFWGKVETAEDNGRLVFRHVNAETISAVPYDMPVAGYKTDTINTLRLWNAEPSPYPVNHDILKYKRETESVSEFLYPDDTHDEGKILRLKQQYFLVSASIRSIVRSYRKQHNSLRDFHEYVSIHINDTHPVLAIPELMRILLDEEGMDWEEAWDITVRTIAYTNHTTLSEALEKWPVRIFQPLLPRIYMIVNEINERFCRGLWERYPGDWKRIEDMAIIAHDQVKMAHLALVGSSSVNGVAALHTEILKKREMNQFYDIFPEKFNNKTNGITHRRWLLKANPLLSGLINESIGAGWIREPEKLHELADFKNDRIFLDQLHKVKQMNKERLAKRIQEQQGIIVDTSSIFDIQVKRLHAYKRQLLNILHVMHLYNRLKEDSNFRIHPRTFIFGAKASPGYYYAKKIIKLINTVAEKVNNDPQTKDVLKVIFLENYRVSLAEEIFPAADISEQISTASKEASGTGNMKFMMNGALTVGTLDGANIEIKEKAGDDNIFIFGLTADEVLSYYQNGGYNSREYYHHDKRIRLVADQLVNGFFLDADDEFEPIFDSLLMENDQYFVLRDFASYVNIQKEAGKVYEDREQWLKMSLMNIASSGYFSSDRTISEYAREIWRIKPAGVEMMNK from the coding sequence ATGTTTTCTGATCGCGATGAGTTCAAAGAGGAATTCCTGAAGAAACTGGAGATGACATGCGGTAAAAGCTTTGGTGAAAGCACAGAAAGAGATCAATACTTCACGCTCGGAAATATGATCAGGGAACATGTGAGCACAGAGTGGATTAATACAAATGAACGGTACCGCATCGACCGTGAAAAGCAGGTATATTACTTATCCATCGAGTTTTTATTGGGGCGCCTGCTTCATCATAATCTGATAAACCTGGGAATAGAGGAGGTTGTCAAGGAAGGCCTGGCAGACCTGGGAATTGACTTGAACCGCCTTGAAGAAATTGAGGCAGATGCAGGGCTTGGAAACGGCGGGCTGGGACGTCTGGCAGCTTGCTTTATGGATTCACTGGCTTCCTTAAATCTTCCAGGCCATGGCTGTGGAATTCGCTATAAGCATGGCCTATTTGAGCAGAAAATCGTAGATGGCTATCAGGTGGAGCTTCCGGAGCAGTGGCTGCGGAACGGACATGTCTGGGAAGTAAGAAAAGCAGACCTGGCAATTGAAGTTCCTTTTTGGGGCAAAGTCGAAACGGCAGAGGACAACGGCAGGCTTGTGTTCCGCCATGTGAATGCTGAGACAATTTCGGCTGTTCCTTACGATATGCCTGTCGCTGGCTATAAAACAGATACGATTAACACTCTAAGGCTCTGGAATGCTGAACCGTCTCCTTATCCTGTAAATCATGATATTTTAAAATATAAAAGGGAAACCGAATCGGTTTCGGAGTTTCTATATCCTGATGATACCCATGATGAGGGGAAGATTCTGAGGCTTAAGCAGCAATACTTTCTTGTTTCGGCCAGTATCCGTTCCATTGTGCGTTCCTATCGAAAGCAGCATAATAGTTTAAGAGATTTCCATGAATATGTGAGCATTCATATTAATGATACACATCCGGTCCTTGCCATTCCTGAACTTATGAGAATCCTGCTGGATGAAGAGGGAATGGACTGGGAGGAAGCCTGGGACATTACGGTCCGGACGATTGCCTATACGAATCATACAACTCTTTCAGAGGCTTTGGAGAAATGGCCAGTCCGTATTTTTCAGCCTTTACTGCCGCGGATTTACATGATAGTGAATGAAATCAATGAACGATTTTGCCGAGGGCTTTGGGAAAGATACCCGGGTGACTGGAAGCGGATTGAGGATATGGCAATCATCGCACATGACCAGGTTAAGATGGCACACCTTGCCCTTGTCGGCAGTTCAAGCGTCAATGGTGTTGCCGCGCTTCATACAGAAATATTAAAGAAGCGGGAAATGAATCAGTTTTATGATATTTTTCCTGAGAAGTTTAATAATAAAACCAATGGGATCACACACAGAAGATGGCTGCTGAAAGCCAATCCGCTTTTATCTGGTCTTATTAATGAAAGCATTGGGGCTGGCTGGATTCGGGAACCTGAAAAGCTTCACGAACTGGCAGATTTTAAGAATGATAGAATTTTCCTTGATCAGCTGCATAAGGTTAAGCAAATGAACAAGGAAAGATTGGCAAAGCGCATCCAGGAGCAGCAGGGCATAATTGTTGATACGTCTTCAATTTTTGATATTCAGGTTAAGCGTCTGCATGCTTATAAGCGCCAGCTGTTAAATATTCTTCATGTTATGCATTTATATAATAGGCTGAAGGAAGATTCCAATTTCCGAATACATCCGCGGACATTTATTTTCGGAGCAAAAGCTTCGCCAGGCTATTACTATGCCAAGAAAATCATTAAATTAATTAATACCGTGGCTGAAAAGGTGAACAATGACCCGCAGACAAAAGATGTTCTAAAGGTTATCTTCCTGGAGAATTACCGGGTTTCGCTAGCGGAGGAAATATTCCCGGCTGCAGATATCAGCGAGCAAATTTCAACGGCAAGCAAGGAAGCTTCCGGTACAGGCAATATGAAATTCATGATGAATGGCGCTTTGACAGTGGGTACGCTTGATGGAGCCAATATTGAGATAAAAGAAAAAGCAGGAGATGACAATATTTTCATCTTTGGTCTAACGGCAGATGAGGTGCTCAGCTATTACCAAAATGGCGGGTATAATTCCAGAGAGTATTATCATCATGATAAGCGAATCCGCCTGGTTGCCGACCAGCTCGTGAATGGATTTTTCCTGGATGCCGATGATGAATTCGAGCCCATTTTTGATTCACTGCTGATGGAAAATGACCAATACTTTGTGTTGAGGGATTTTGCTTCATATGTCAATATCCAGAAAGAAGCTGGGAAAGTATATGAGGATCGGGAACAATGGCTGAAAATGAGCTTAATGAACATTGCCAGCTCAGGCTATTTCTCAAGCGACCGCACAATCAGCGAATATGCCCGGGAAATCTGGAGAATCAAGCCCGCTGGCGTTGAGATGATGAATAAGTAA
- a CDS encoding dimethylarginine dimethylaminohydrolase family protein, with protein sequence MSGQIKAACFSEYDKLEQVVVCEPKYMTIVDTINETQKHYEKEGINIDTAMKQHKHFVSALKEQGINVVLLPPLEKYPEQVFTRDIGFTLGEKVYVAEMAADIRQGEENVLKQWLEVNQVPFYNLTGDLIEGGDVLIDGQTIYAGVSSRTHEEAIEHLRGLMPDYDVVSIPFTDTYLHLDCVFNIISPEEALIFPGEIHGEKVKMLESRYDLIKVSEEEQFTLGTNVLSIGNKKIFSLPINKNVNKELRSRGYEVIEVDITEIIKSGGAFRCCTMPVRRSKV encoded by the coding sequence ATGTCCGGACAAATAAAAGCAGCATGCTTTTCAGAATATGACAAACTTGAACAAGTAGTGGTCTGTGAACCTAAGTACATGACGATTGTAGATACAATTAATGAAACACAAAAGCATTATGAAAAAGAAGGAATTAATATAGACACAGCCATGAAACAGCACAAACATTTTGTCAGTGCATTAAAGGAGCAGGGAATCAATGTGGTTTTACTGCCCCCGCTTGAAAAATATCCTGAGCAAGTTTTTACCCGCGATATCGGATTTACACTTGGAGAAAAGGTATATGTTGCAGAAATGGCAGCAGATATTCGGCAAGGAGAAGAAAATGTACTGAAACAATGGCTGGAAGTAAACCAGGTCCCTTTTTACAATCTTACGGGAGACCTCATAGAGGGAGGAGACGTCCTGATAGATGGCCAAACCATATATGCTGGAGTGAGCAGCCGTACCCACGAAGAAGCGATCGAGCATCTTCGCGGCCTTATGCCCGATTATGATGTCGTCTCCATCCCTTTCACAGATACATATCTGCATCTTGATTGTGTATTCAATATTATTTCTCCTGAGGAAGCTCTTATCTTTCCAGGAGAGATCCACGGGGAAAAAGTTAAAATGCTGGAATCACGCTATGATTTAATAAAAGTGTCGGAAGAGGAGCAATTCACGCTCGGAACCAATGTCCTCTCTATCGGCAATAAAAAAATCTTCAGCCTTCCCATCAATAAGAATGTCAATAAAGAGCTCAGGTCCAGGGGCTATGAAGTCATTGAGGTAGACATTACTGAAATTATCAAATCAGGAGGTGCCTTCCGCTGCTGCACTATGCCTGTTAGGCGCAGTAAAGTGTAG
- a CDS encoding TraR/DksA C4-type zinc finger protein gives MLTNEQISHFKKELNDEKKSLESQLQGNKEGSLEGANARDTVGELSMYDNHPADMGSELYEREKDFALEEHHDSELNKVNAALQAIENGSYGKCKECGAEIPYERLEVIPATLYCKEHSPEQNVPGDRPVEEDVLEPAHGNTFQHHQFREVVDNEDSFQEVARFGTSETPSDLRGDYEDYNSLYNEGHDDEGFTEDYETFIGNDLEGKERKIYPSKKQEEYEAMLDENDIEAPYGDVPYHQTDGYVDEDKD, from the coding sequence ATGTTGACCAATGAACAAATCAGCCATTTTAAAAAAGAATTGAATGATGAAAAAAAATCACTGGAATCCCAGCTTCAAGGCAATAAAGAAGGAAGTCTGGAAGGTGCAAATGCCAGAGATACAGTGGGTGAGCTTTCCATGTATGACAACCATCCAGCTGATATGGGCTCTGAACTTTATGAACGTGAAAAGGATTTTGCTTTAGAAGAGCATCACGACTCTGAGTTGAATAAAGTGAATGCAGCACTGCAGGCAATTGAAAATGGTTCATATGGCAAATGCAAGGAGTGCGGGGCTGAAATTCCATATGAGCGACTCGAAGTGATTCCAGCAACCCTTTACTGCAAGGAACACAGCCCGGAACAAAATGTGCCGGGAGACCGCCCTGTCGAAGAAGATGTACTCGAACCTGCGCACGGGAATACCTTTCAGCATCATCAATTCAGAGAAGTCGTGGATAACGAAGACAGCTTCCAGGAAGTTGCCCGTTTTGGCACTTCTGAGACACCATCAGACTTAAGAGGGGACTATGAAGATTATAACTCCCTTTATAATGAAGGGCATGATGACGAAGGGTTTACAGAGGATTATGAGACATTTATCGGAAATGATCTTGAAGGCAAGGAAAGAAAAATCTATCCTTCCAAGAAACAGGAAGAGTATGAAGCGATGCTGGATGAAAATGATATCGAAGCACCTTATGGTGATGTTCCGTATCATCAGACTGACGGCTATGTGGATGAAGATAAGGATTAA
- a CDS encoding 1,4-dihydroxy-2-naphthoate polyprenyltransferase: MQPQAQTNFPPASNSKNWRVWWQLTRPHTLTAAFVPVLLGTALAMELTEINFGLFFAMLAASLLIQAATNMFNEYYDFKRGLDTEDSVGIGGAIVREGIKPKTVLNLAFGLYGISILLGFYICMNTSWWIAAIGLASMAVGYLYTGGPLPIAYTPFGEIFAGFFMGMLIILISFYIQAGTVTATSVLVSFPILILVGAILLANNIRDLDGDKEFGRKTLAILLGKKGAIKLLAAMFIVSYAWVFILIAMNIITPWLAIVVLSAPKAIKATKGFIGKTLPMQMMPAMKATAQTNTIFGFLLSVGLFLGYLL; this comes from the coding sequence ATGCAACCACAAGCACAGACCAATTTTCCGCCTGCTTCCAACTCAAAGAACTGGAGGGTCTGGTGGCAGCTGACCAGGCCACATACTCTTACTGCTGCCTTTGTGCCGGTTCTGCTTGGAACAGCTCTTGCAATGGAACTTACTGAAATAAATTTCGGCCTGTTTTTTGCTATGCTGGCAGCAAGCTTGCTGATTCAGGCTGCCACTAATATGTTTAACGAATACTACGACTTCAAAAGAGGGCTTGATACGGAAGACTCTGTCGGAATTGGCGGAGCTATTGTCCGGGAAGGAATCAAACCAAAAACGGTTCTGAACCTGGCTTTTGGCCTTTATGGGATTTCAATATTGCTTGGATTCTATATTTGCATGAACACAAGCTGGTGGATTGCAGCAATTGGACTTGCCTCCATGGCAGTAGGATATTTATATACAGGCGGTCCGCTTCCGATAGCGTACACACCATTTGGTGAAATATTTGCAGGTTTTTTCATGGGCATGCTGATCATCCTAATTTCTTTTTACATTCAGGCAGGAACCGTAACAGCAACAAGTGTTTTAGTTTCCTTCCCTATTTTGATTCTTGTTGGCGCCATTCTGCTGGCCAATAATATCAGAGACCTGGACGGCGATAAGGAATTCGGCCGCAAGACATTGGCAATTCTTTTAGGGAAAAAAGGAGCCATCAAGCTGCTTGCCGCAATGTTCATCGTTTCGTATGCATGGGTTTTCATATTAATCGCCATGAACATCATAACACCATGGCTTGCTATCGTTGTTCTTAGTGCGCCTAAGGCCATTAAAGCAACGAAAGGCTTCATCGGAAAAACACTGCCTATGCAAATGATGCCCGCGATGAAAGCGACTGCCCAGACAAATACAATCTTTGGCTTTCTTTTATCAGTAGGCTTGTTTCTCGGATATCTTCTATAA